A single region of the Malaclemys terrapin pileata isolate rMalTer1 chromosome 2, rMalTer1.hap1, whole genome shotgun sequence genome encodes:
- the LOC128830810 gene encoding zinc finger protein 260-like: MKDPAKRAAQKTHMCPDCGKSFSKKGNLKRHQRIHTAEELYPCGECGRRFTTRGHLTTHQSIHTGERPFQCDECGRCFRLEICLAAHQKTHTKGGPYICVHCGKSLSTRIYFSIHMRTHKEKRPYACTECGKSFVKKGTLTAHKEIHKRDKPFKCSDCSRCFGQSATLVAHQKIHLRGGPFICTECGKSLSTKRYFNVHQRNHAKQRLQEATGHVNGVPLRVIQIKEEPDVTFKQEDSFSLGKNVTIPGAPSEDGPQEGPDCGTQSSPKILVSTPWGIQTKEEPDTYSEHERNIITVAHQNPYIKEEPQTSPDYDNQFNPKMPLFPPWGIQATKEAGVDNEHQRDVTMIGSLAACQKPRIKEEPQESTDHGSNFSQKTSLGTIQRIQIKEGAGADGEHGESCSPKKKHRKRQRTSEEGTSGACTESRANTKCKKNPLMKDGPKAERIFPCPECGKSFNQKSNLTRHRKIHTSEGPYKCNECGESFRMNRKLIRHQRIHMSEPFKCTECGKSFTQRSNLVRHQRIHTREEPYKCPECEKTFNQKANLFRHQTIHIRMGPCKCTKCGKCFTQKKNLIRHQTLHSRGGAYKCTVCGKRYRLKKYLRRHQKIHMREGPTGRAKRGGKLGAPASISNHPQTHPEQRALPAVKSEESNL; this comes from the coding sequence ATGAAAGACCCTGCAAAGCGCGCGGCCCAGAAGACGCATATGTGCCCAGACTGTGGGAAATCCTTCAGCAAGAAGGGAAATCTGAAGAGACACCAGAGGATCCATACAGCAGAGGAGCTCTACCCGTGTGGTGAGTGTGGGAGGCGCTTCACCACGAGGGGACACCTTACCACCCACCAGAGCATCCACACCGGAGAGAGGCCTTTCCAGTGTGACGAGTGCGGACGGTGCTTCCGGCTGGAGATATGCCTGGCTGCCCACCAGAAGACACACACCAAAGGCGGGCCGTATATCTGTGTCCACTGTGGGAAGAGCCTGAGCACACGCATCTACTTCAGCATCCACATGAGAACCCACAAGGAAAAGCGGCCGTACGCCTGCAccgagtgcgggaagagctttGTGAAGAAGGGGACGCTGACGGCACACAAGGAGATACACAAACGGGATAAGCCTTTCAAGTGCTCCGACTGCAGCCGGTGCTTTGGCCAGAGCGCAACACTGGTGGCTCACCAGAAAATCCACCTCCGCGGGGGGCCATTCATATGCaccgagtgcgggaaaagcttgaGCACCAAGAGGTATTTTAACGTCCACCAGAGGAACCACGCAAAGCAGAGGCTACAGGAAGCCACTGGACACGTAAATGGCGTTCCTCTCCGGGTCATCCAGATTAAAGAGGAACCGGACGTGACCTTCAAACAGGAGGATAGCTTTAGCCTGGGGAAGAACGTTACAATACCAGGAGCTCCCTCAGAGGACGGACCCCAGGAAGGTCCTGATTGTGGAACCCAATCCAGCCCAAAGATCCTTGTTAGCACTCCGTGGGGAATCCAGACTAAGGAGGAACCAGACACATACTCTGAACACGAGAGAAACATCATTACAGTAGCCCACCAGAACCCTTACATCAAGGAGGAACCACAAACCAGTCCCGACTATGACAACCAATTCAATCCAAAGATGCCTCTCTTTCCTCCATGGGGAATCCAGGCTACAAAGGAAGCTGGGGTGGACAACGAACACCAGAGGGATGTCACTATGATCGGCAGTCTTGCGGCCTGCCAGAAACCCCGCATCAAGGAAGAACCACAGGAGAGCACCGACCATGGAAGCAACTTCAGTCAAAAGACATCTCTTGGCACCATCCAGAGGATCCAGATTAAAGAGGGAGCCGGAGCAGATGGCGAACATGGGGAAAGCTGCAGCCcaaagaaaaaacacagaaaacgCCAGAGAACCAGCGAAGAGGGGACTTCCGGTGCATGTACCGAGAGCCGGGCAAACACAAAATGCAAGAAAAATCCCTTGATGAAGGACGGTCCCAAAGCGGAGAGGATATTTCCGTGTcccgagtgtgggaaaagcttcaaccagAAGTCGAATCTTACTAGGCACCGGAAGATCCACACCAGTGAGGGGCCTTATAAGTGCAACGAGTGCGGGGAGAGTTTCCGGATGAACAGGAAGCTCATCAGGCATCAGAGGATCCACATGAGTGAGCCCTTTAAATGcaccgagtgtgggaaaagcttcacccaGCGGTCAAACCTCGTGAGGCACCAGCGGATCCACACCAGGGAGGAGCCGTACAAATGTCCCGAATGCGAGAAGACCTTCAATCAGAAGGCCAACCTCTTCAGGCACCAGACGATCCACATCAGGATGGGACCGTGCAAATGCACCAAGTGTGGGAAATGCTTCACTCAGAAGAAAAACCTTATTAGACACCAGACGCTGCACTCCAGGGGCGGGGCTTATAAATGCACGGTGTGTGGGAAACGGTACAGGCTGAAGAAATATCTGAGGAGGCACCAGAAAATCCATATGAGGGAGGGACCCACCGGGCGTGCAAAACGGGGGGGAAAGCTGGGGGCACCGGCGAGCATTAGCAACCACCCCCAGACCCACCCAGAACAAAGAGCGCTCCCGGCTGTGAAAAGTGAGGAGAGCAACCTCTAG